A single Actinomycetota bacterium DNA region contains:
- a CDS encoding DUF4349 domain-containing protein, which translates to MERSKSVKLPQYSPILYLVAAFVALTLLVTGCSAISTDEGAGTDLGTPEPMIYQDTAADGDRAVSPDMTPYGDPQAEILLAPAPGAGPDASAIPQEDRLIVQRVEMRLGVDAIDSAVESLRAAAKEHNGTIIDLNVSTDEGFPIYRQSEVTAMDGAPISGYLTVRVPAENLETFIATISEIGAVLRHAETQSDVTQEHLDLDARLKNLQASEVQLRDFLAKAKNVTEMLAVEKELSRIRGEIESMQAQIAYLERQAAHSVVTIELTGPKPIVRPTGEDWGFVAALTESVRAFVRTINTLIVLLGALTPVIIILALAALVLRLYLNRRRAMKAVSGSKDPAA; encoded by the coding sequence GTGGAAAGATCGAAAAGCGTAAAACTCCCTCAATATTCGCCGATTCTCTATCTGGTAGCGGCATTCGTCGCCTTGACACTTCTGGTAACGGGGTGCTCGGCAATTTCCACAGACGAAGGCGCGGGAACAGATCTCGGAACGCCGGAGCCGATGATATACCAGGACACGGCCGCCGATGGAGATCGGGCAGTCTCGCCTGACATGACCCCTTATGGAGACCCGCAGGCGGAAATCCTTCTTGCCCCTGCTCCGGGCGCCGGTCCTGATGCATCTGCAATTCCCCAGGAAGATCGACTGATCGTCCAACGCGTCGAGATGCGTCTTGGTGTCGATGCGATCGATTCTGCGGTTGAATCACTCAGGGCGGCGGCGAAAGAGCACAACGGAACCATAATAGACCTGAATGTGAGCACCGACGAAGGATTCCCAATCTACAGGCAATCCGAAGTGACGGCGATGGACGGAGCTCCTATTTCCGGATACCTCACGGTCAGGGTGCCCGCTGAAAACCTCGAAACCTTTATAGCAACGATTTCAGAGATCGGAGCCGTGCTGCGCCACGCGGAAACCCAAAGTGACGTGACGCAGGAACACTTGGATCTCGATGCTCGGCTGAAGAACCTGCAGGCAAGCGAGGTTCAGTTGCGCGACTTTCTCGCAAAAGCTAAGAACGTGACCGAGATGCTCGCGGTTGAAAAAGAGCTGTCCCGCATTCGCGGAGAAATCGAGTCGATGCAAGCGCAAATAGCTTACCTGGAAAGGCAAGCGGCACACTCTGTTGTCACGATAGAGCTTACTGGACCAAAGCCCATCGTGCGTCCGACCGGTGAAGATTGGGGCTTCGTAGCGGCACTGACCGAGTCTGTTCGAGCCTTCGTGCGCACCATCAACACATTGATCGTGTTGCTCGGAGCACTCACGCCGGTGATCATCATTCTGGCGCTTGCAGCGCTGGTACTGCGCCTCTACCTCAACAGGAGGCGCGCCATGAAGGCGGTCTCGGGCTCCAAGGATCCCGCCGCTTAA
- the mraZ gene encoding division/cell wall cluster transcriptional repressor MraZ translates to MFLGDHRHTLDAKGRVSLPSRFRSEMTGKLVVAKGLDKCLYVYPAGEYGRFVEELVAKEDFEPRLRKIRRFFTAGAVEVELDSAGRIGLPGNLRAYAGLSKDVAIAGNGNRIEIWDSAMWDEYSEAGENIEDLAKELSEAGML, encoded by the coding sequence ATGTTTCTAGGCGATCACCGGCACACGCTGGATGCCAAAGGACGTGTCTCGCTGCCTTCGCGATTCCGCTCGGAGATGACGGGCAAGCTTGTCGTCGCAAAAGGGTTGGACAAGTGTCTTTACGTCTATCCAGCCGGCGAGTACGGACGCTTCGTCGAAGAGTTGGTGGCAAAGGAGGACTTTGAGCCTCGTTTGCGAAAGATTCGCAGATTTTTCACGGCCGGGGCGGTTGAGGTCGAGCTTGACTCCGCCGGACGCATTGGGCTGCCAGGAAACTTACGAGCCTATGCCGGCCTTTCCAAAGACGTTGCGATCGCGGGCAACGGCAACAGGATAGAAATTTGGGACTCCGCGATGTGGGATGAGTACAGCGAGGCTGGGGAGAACATCGAAGACCTCGCAAAAGAGTTGTCCGAAGCGGGCATGCTCTGA